In a single window of the Agrobacterium fabrum str. C58 genome:
- the rnd gene encoding ribonuclease D translates to MIETTAALAEACTELAKSEFITIDTEFLRETTFWPELCLVQMASPTLEVLVDPLAKGIDLTPMFELMANPNVVKVFHAARQDIEIIYHLGGLIPHPIFDTQVAAMVCGFGDSISYDQLVQKIKNVQIDKSSRFTDWSRRPLTEKQLDYALADVTHLRDVYLSLKAQLEREGRSLWLTEEMNILESRDTYDMHPDDAWLRLKSRLRKPTELAILKFVAAWREREARSRNVPRSRVLKDDGIFEIAQQQPKDAEALSRLRTIPKGWERSASGTAIIETVNAALALPKEEMPKAPRHSHAPEGSGAAVELLKVLLKLTADKHGVAAKVIANSDDLDKIASEGENATVAALTGWRRELFGDVALKLINGEVALRFAGKKVEAVEVEAAASES, encoded by the coding sequence ATGATTGAAACGACTGCCGCCCTCGCCGAAGCCTGCACGGAACTGGCGAAATCGGAATTCATTACCATCGACACCGAATTTTTGCGGGAAACAACCTTCTGGCCGGAACTGTGCCTCGTACAGATGGCGAGCCCGACGCTCGAAGTACTGGTTGATCCGCTGGCCAAGGGTATCGATCTTACGCCGATGTTCGAACTAATGGCCAATCCAAACGTCGTGAAGGTTTTCCACGCCGCACGGCAGGACATCGAAATCATCTATCATCTCGGCGGGCTCATTCCCCATCCGATCTTCGACACGCAGGTCGCCGCCATGGTGTGCGGTTTCGGCGATTCGATCTCCTACGACCAGCTGGTCCAGAAGATCAAGAATGTGCAGATCGACAAATCCTCGCGTTTCACCGACTGGAGCCGCCGTCCGCTCACCGAAAAGCAGCTGGATTACGCGCTGGCCGACGTAACACATCTGCGCGATGTCTATCTCTCGCTCAAAGCGCAGCTGGAGCGCGAAGGCCGCTCCCTGTGGCTGACCGAAGAGATGAACATTCTGGAATCGCGCGACACCTATGACATGCATCCCGACGATGCGTGGCTGCGGCTGAAATCGCGCCTGCGCAAGCCGACGGAACTCGCCATCCTCAAATTCGTCGCCGCCTGGCGCGAACGTGAAGCGCGGTCGCGCAACGTGCCACGCTCCCGCGTGTTGAAGGACGATGGGATCTTCGAAATCGCCCAGCAGCAGCCGAAGGACGCCGAGGCGCTGTCGCGGCTTCGCACCATTCCCAAGGGCTGGGAACGGTCCGCCTCCGGCACCGCCATCATCGAAACGGTGAATGCGGCGCTGGCGCTGCCGAAAGAAGAGATGCCGAAGGCACCGCGCCACAGCCACGCACCGGAAGGTTCCGGTGCTGCCGTGGAACTTTTGAAGGTTCTCCTGAAGCTGACGGCAGACAAGCACGGCGTCGCGGCCAAGGTCATCGCCAACAGCGACGATCTGGACAAGATCGCGTCCGAAGGCGAAAACGCGACCGTTGCGGCGTTGACCGGCTGGCGGCGCGAGCTGTTCGGCGATGTGGCGCTGAAACTCATCAATGGCGAAGTGGCCTTGCGTTTCGCCGGCAAGAAGGTCGAGGCCGTGGAAGTTGAGGCGGCAGCGAGCGAGTCGTAA
- a CDS encoding MFS transporter has translation MSQIRPLIPLLVTAGILIGGNGLQGTYIALRGLSEGFSASTIGLISAAYSIGFALGCISVTQLMRRIGHIRTFATMAAVASAASIAMPLVLHPLFWMLMRFVIGIAVACLFAAIESWINAQVTNSNRARTLSIYRFVDLGSVTLAQYIIPIAGIDGPVVFSLIAMALTLSLVPISIADKSNPTPPKQIPFNLFAVWRISPLAVVGCVAVGLSMAAFRNMGPIYAEQIGMSVTAIATFMSAGIIGGVVLQYPLGVYSDRYDRRIIILATTAGSVIVGLFLAFFAGTDEWSNIIGVFVFGAFALPLYSLSSAHGNDHAREGEHAMMSAGLLFFWSVGATVGPLLASLLIDQFGPKALFSYTAAIQIVFIAYTLYRLQVREGVPVEERNWRFRSLLRTSAYFQKLAAPTPPQKADHPKKDEPEPDPPEKNDP, from the coding sequence ATGAGCCAGATCAGACCTCTTATCCCGCTTCTCGTCACCGCCGGCATTCTGATCGGCGGCAACGGTCTTCAGGGAACCTATATCGCGCTGCGCGGCCTCTCCGAGGGCTTTTCGGCCAGCACCATCGGCCTCATCAGCGCCGCCTATAGCATCGGATTCGCACTCGGCTGCATTTCGGTGACGCAGCTCATGCGCCGGATCGGCCATATCAGAACCTTCGCCACGATGGCGGCGGTCGCATCGGCCGCCTCAATTGCCATGCCGCTCGTCCTCCATCCCCTGTTCTGGATGTTGATGCGCTTCGTCATCGGCATTGCCGTCGCCTGTCTTTTTGCAGCGATCGAAAGCTGGATCAATGCGCAGGTGACGAATTCCAACCGTGCGCGCACGCTGTCGATCTATCGTTTCGTCGATCTCGGTTCCGTGACGCTCGCCCAATATATAATTCCCATCGCCGGCATTGATGGACCCGTGGTGTTTTCGCTGATCGCCATGGCACTGACGCTGTCGTTGGTGCCAATCTCGATTGCCGACAAATCCAACCCCACGCCGCCGAAGCAGATTCCCTTCAATCTGTTCGCGGTCTGGCGCATCTCGCCGCTTGCCGTCGTCGGTTGCGTGGCCGTCGGTCTCAGCATGGCGGCGTTTCGCAATATGGGGCCGATCTATGCCGAACAGATCGGAATGTCCGTCACCGCCATCGCCACCTTCATGAGTGCCGGCATCATCGGCGGCGTGGTGCTGCAATATCCGCTCGGCGTCTACTCCGATCGCTATGACCGGCGCATCATCATTCTCGCCACCACCGCCGGCTCTGTCATCGTCGGCCTGTTCCTCGCCTTCTTCGCCGGCACCGACGAGTGGAGCAACATCATCGGCGTCTTCGTTTTTGGCGCCTTTGCCCTGCCGCTCTATTCGCTGAGTTCCGCGCATGGCAACGATCACGCCAGGGAAGGCGAACATGCGATGATGTCGGCCGGGCTGCTGTTTTTCTGGTCGGTGGGCGCGACGGTCGGACCGCTGCTCGCCTCGCTGCTGATCGATCAGTTCGGCCCGAAGGCACTGTTCAGCTATACGGCCGCGATCCAGATCGTTTTCATCGCCTACACGCTGTACCGGCTGCAGGTGCGCGAAGGTGTTCCCGTCGAGGAGAGGAACTGGCGGTTCCGTTCGCTATTGCGCACATCCGCCTATTTCCAGAAGCTCGCCGCCCCCACCCCGCCCCAAAAGGCCGACCACCCCAAAAAAGATGAACCGGAGCCCGATCCGCCCGAGAAAAACGATCCTTGA
- the aspS gene encoding aspartate--tRNA ligase, which yields MHRYRSHTCAALRKSDVGETVRLSGWVHRVRDHGGVLFIDLRDHYGITQVVADPDSPAFKVAETVRGEWVIRIDGLVKARSEDTINKGMATGEIELYAQEIEVLGVAKELPLPVFGEPEYPEDVRLKYRFLDLRRETLHRNIVKRTQIISSMRKGMGDLGFAEYTTPILTASSPEGARDFLVPSRIHEGQFFALPQAPQQYKQLLMVAGFDRYFQIAPCFRDEDPRADRLPGEFYQLDVEMSFVTQEDVWTTMEPMMTAVFEQFAEGKPVTKQWPRIPYDESIRKYGSDKPDLRNPIVMEAVTEHFDGSGFKVFANMIASNPKVQVWAIPAKTGGSRAFCDRMNAWAQSQGQPGLGYIFWKEEEGKVAGSGPLAKNIGEERTEALRQQLGLEAGDACFFVAGDPAKFYKFAGEARTRAADELNLIDRDRFEMCWIVDFPFFEYNEEEKKIDFAHNPFSMPQGGMEALEGQDPLSIKAFQYDAVCNGFEIASGSIRNQSPELMVKAFEKVGLSQSDVEERFGGLYRAFQYGAPPHGGCAFGIDRVVMLLVGAKNLREITLFPMNQQAQDLLMNAPSPATPTQLRELALRVVPSKKD from the coding sequence ATGCATCGTTATCGCAGCCACACCTGTGCCGCTCTCCGCAAGTCCGACGTCGGCGAAACCGTTCGCCTTTCCGGTTGGGTTCATCGCGTGCGAGATCATGGCGGCGTTCTCTTCATCGACCTTCGCGACCATTACGGCATCACCCAGGTGGTGGCCGATCCTGATAGCCCGGCCTTCAAGGTTGCAGAAACCGTGCGCGGCGAATGGGTCATCCGCATCGACGGTCTAGTCAAGGCGCGTTCGGAAGACACCATCAACAAAGGCATGGCGACCGGCGAGATCGAGCTTTACGCGCAGGAGATCGAAGTTCTTGGTGTTGCCAAGGAACTGCCACTGCCGGTGTTCGGCGAGCCTGAATATCCCGAAGACGTCCGCCTGAAGTATCGCTTCCTCGACCTTCGCCGCGAAACCCTGCACAGGAACATCGTCAAGCGCACGCAGATCATCTCCTCCATGCGCAAGGGCATGGGCGATCTGGGCTTTGCCGAATATACGACGCCGATCCTCACTGCATCCTCGCCGGAAGGCGCGCGCGACTTCCTCGTGCCCTCGCGCATCCACGAAGGTCAGTTCTTCGCGCTGCCGCAGGCGCCGCAGCAGTACAAGCAGCTTCTGATGGTTGCCGGTTTCGACCGCTACTTCCAGATCGCCCCCTGCTTCCGCGATGAAGACCCGCGTGCCGACCGTCTGCCGGGCGAATTCTACCAGCTCGACGTCGAAATGAGCTTCGTGACCCAGGAAGATGTCTGGACCACGATGGAGCCGATGATGACGGCCGTGTTCGAACAGTTTGCCGAAGGCAAGCCGGTGACGAAACAGTGGCCGCGCATCCCCTATGACGAATCGATCCGTAAATACGGTTCCGACAAGCCGGACCTGCGTAACCCGATCGTCATGGAAGCCGTGACTGAGCATTTCGACGGTTCGGGCTTCAAGGTCTTCGCCAACATGATCGCTTCCAACCCCAAGGTTCAGGTCTGGGCGATCCCCGCCAAGACCGGCGGTTCGCGCGCTTTCTGCGACCGCATGAACGCCTGGGCGCAGTCTCAGGGCCAACCCGGCCTCGGCTACATCTTCTGGAAGGAAGAAGAAGGCAAGGTTGCCGGTTCGGGTCCGCTTGCCAAGAACATCGGCGAAGAACGCACCGAGGCGCTGCGCCAGCAGCTCGGTCTCGAGGCGGGCGATGCCTGCTTCTTCGTTGCTGGTGATCCCGCCAAGTTCTACAAGTTCGCCGGCGAGGCGCGCACCCGCGCTGCCGACGAGTTGAACCTGATCGACCGCGACCGCTTCGAAATGTGCTGGATCGTCGATTTCCCGTTCTTCGAATACAACGAAGAAGAAAAGAAGATCGATTTCGCCCACAACCCCTTCTCCATGCCGCAGGGTGGAATGGAAGCGCTGGAAGGGCAGGACCCGCTCTCCATCAAGGCGTTCCAGTATGACGCGGTCTGCAACGGTTTTGAAATCGCTTCCGGCTCGATCCGTAACCAGTCGCCCGAGCTGATGGTCAAGGCTTTCGAAAAGGTTGGCCTCTCGCAGAGCGATGTGGAAGAGCGCTTCGGCGGTCTCTATCGTGCCTTCCAGTATGGCGCGCCTCCGCATGGCGGTTGCGCCTTCGGTATCGACCGTGTCGTCATGCTGCTGGTCGGTGCGAAGAACCTGCGCGAAATCACGCTGTTCCCGATGAACCAGCAGGCGCAGGACCTTCTGATGAATGCGCCGTCGCCGGCAACGCCAACACAGCTTCGCGAACTGGCGCTGCGCGTCGTTCCGTCCAAGAAGGACTGA
- a CDS encoding FUSC family protein, giving the protein MLKTLLDRVRAAFTRALAAALAAAFAFWVAHRWLGHPQPVFAAISALICLSPGIPSHVRQGLGLMVGVTVGILVGEVALLVPHDFAEIRLASATFIAMILATLFGLPAVVPIQAGASAMLVLLMGPQIAGFVRFVDVIVGVAVGVVVALVFFRERLKL; this is encoded by the coding sequence ATGTTGAAGACGCTGCTCGACCGTGTTCGCGCAGCCTTCACCCGTGCATTGGCGGCCGCGCTTGCGGCCGCTTTTGCGTTCTGGGTCGCGCATCGGTGGCTCGGCCATCCGCAACCCGTCTTTGCCGCGATCAGCGCGCTGATCTGTCTGTCTCCCGGTATTCCAAGCCATGTCCGTCAGGGGCTTGGGCTGATGGTCGGCGTCACCGTCGGCATTCTTGTCGGGGAGGTCGCGCTTCTCGTTCCGCATGACTTCGCCGAAATCCGCTTGGCCTCGGCGACCTTCATTGCCATGATCCTTGCCACCCTGTTCGGCCTGCCTGCCGTCGTCCCGATACAGGCTGGCGCTTCGGCCATGCTCGTCCTGCTGATGGGGCCGCAAATCGCCGGTTTTGTCCGGTTTGTCGACGTCATCGTCGGTGTGGCAGTCGGCGTCGTCGTTGCGCTGGTTTTTTTCCGCGAGCGTCTGAAACTCTAG
- the creD gene encoding cell envelope integrity protein CreD, with protein MVHETDKDPAPAVGPLASAMPRGNFAASLRSPGAKFLMIGFISLVLLVPLLLVWGLTEERASRAREVSARIANGWGGDQVVNGPYLAVPFDVERRREVDGRTIVDRTTEWALVMPETLQVTADLKTEEKKLSIYSLPVYNGALVLKGRFGQGVLQDLARFAGTPRLDNAILVLSIGDITGIRSSAGVRINGGAVLPFDPGMRDMSVIASRALENNSIRSDAGVHRQIDRNLIESGFDFDIAFSLNGSGSFAVAPAGQTTSFTAKADWPHPGFEGLFLPEVKTVTAADFNASWTIPYLARGIDRVVEGPRLPLSNSLMTINLVEPVKFYQVIARTLKYSIGFISLVFLAVFIVELKGGSVVHWIQYVLTGLALIVFYVLLLALAEHTGFTVAYAAASFSTAALIAFYLGSATRSRRNGLALFSVLAVAYGVMYLVLNEDEYALLAGAVISFIAIAATMFATRKVDWSGAGTAANSEFSSRT; from the coding sequence ATGGTACATGAGACGGACAAAGACCCGGCGCCGGCGGTCGGGCCGCTTGCTTCAGCCATGCCGCGCGGCAATTTTGCCGCCAGCCTGCGTTCACCCGGCGCGAAGTTTCTGATGATAGGTTTCATTTCGTTGGTTCTGCTGGTTCCGCTCTTGCTCGTCTGGGGGCTGACGGAAGAGCGCGCCTCGCGGGCGAGGGAGGTTTCCGCCCGGATCGCGAACGGGTGGGGCGGCGATCAGGTTGTGAACGGCCCTTATCTCGCCGTACCCTTCGATGTCGAACGTCGCCGCGAGGTCGATGGCCGAACCATTGTGGACCGCACGACAGAGTGGGCGCTGGTCATGCCGGAAACGCTGCAGGTAACGGCCGACCTCAAGACCGAGGAAAAGAAGCTCTCGATCTACAGCTTGCCTGTCTATAACGGTGCTCTCGTGCTCAAGGGCCGCTTCGGACAGGGCGTCCTGCAAGATCTCGCCCGTTTTGCCGGCACACCGCGTCTCGACAATGCCATCCTCGTCCTCAGCATAGGGGATATTACCGGCATAAGATCGAGCGCCGGGGTTCGCATAAACGGCGGCGCAGTTTTGCCCTTCGATCCCGGCATGCGCGATATGTCCGTTATCGCAAGCCGCGCCCTCGAAAATAACTCCATAAGATCAGATGCGGGCGTGCACAGGCAGATCGACAGGAACCTCATCGAGAGTGGCTTTGATTTCGATATCGCATTTTCGCTGAATGGTTCTGGCAGTTTCGCAGTTGCGCCGGCCGGCCAGACAACGAGCTTCACGGCAAAAGCCGACTGGCCGCATCCCGGTTTTGAAGGTTTGTTCCTGCCGGAGGTCAAAACGGTCACGGCTGCGGATTTCAACGCCAGCTGGACGATTCCCTATCTCGCAAGGGGAATAGATCGCGTGGTGGAGGGTCCGCGACTGCCGCTCTCCAACAGCCTGATGACGATCAATCTCGTGGAACCGGTGAAGTTCTACCAGGTCATCGCCCGGACACTGAAATATTCCATCGGCTTCATCTCGCTTGTCTTCCTCGCCGTCTTCATTGTGGAACTCAAGGGCGGCAGCGTTGTGCACTGGATACAATATGTGCTGACGGGTCTGGCGCTCATCGTCTTCTATGTGCTGCTGCTCGCATTAGCCGAACATACGGGTTTCACCGTTGCCTATGCCGCTGCCTCCTTTTCCACGGCGGCCCTGATTGCCTTTTATCTTGGCAGTGCCACCCGTAGTCGCAGAAACGGTCTTGCACTTTTCAGTGTTCTGGCGGTGGCCTACGGTGTGATGTATCTGGTTCTGAACGAAGACGAATATGCGCTGCTGGCGGGCGCGGTCATATCGTTTATCGCCATCGCTGCAACCATGTTTGCGACGCGCAAAGTCGATTGGTCTGGAGCCGGCACCGCCGCGAACAGCGAGTTCTCCAGCCGCACCTGA
- a CDS encoding SulP family inorganic anion transporter — protein MNRFQTYRREWFSNIRGDVLSGIVVALALIPEAIGFSVIAGVDPKVGLFASFAIACVSAFTGGRPGMISAATAATAVLMVTLVKEHGLQYLFAATILMGVLQIAAGFAKLGRVMRFVSRSVMTGFVNALAILIFMAQLPELIGVPVETYVMIAAGLAIIYLFPLVTKIIPSPLVAIVALTCVAVFSGMDIRTVGDLGELPSTLPIFALPQVPLTFETLQIIFPYSIALAAVGLLESLLTAQIVDDMTDTGSNKSQECIGQGTSNIASALIGGMGGCAMIGQSVINVRSGGRGRLSTFVAGAFLLFLILVLDDLVRIIPMAALVAVMIMVSIGTFSWRSILDLTRNPPSSSIVMLVTVGTVLATHDLAKGVLAGVLLSGVFFAGKVSKLFHVRPELSADGRERIYRVDGQIFFASTESFIAAFDFAEEVEAVTIDVTQAHLWDISAVGALDKVVLKFRKTGKRVEVIGVNEASAHMIDRFALHDKPDAAAAPLH, from the coding sequence ATGAACAGATTTCAGACTTACAGACGTGAGTGGTTTTCCAATATTCGCGGCGATGTGCTTTCCGGCATCGTCGTGGCACTCGCCCTCATTCCCGAAGCCATCGGCTTTTCCGTCATTGCCGGTGTCGATCCGAAAGTGGGGCTGTTTGCCTCCTTCGCCATCGCCTGCGTTTCCGCCTTCACCGGAGGGCGGCCCGGCATGATTTCGGCGGCAACCGCAGCGACAGCCGTGCTGATGGTCACGCTCGTCAAGGAACATGGCCTGCAATATCTCTTTGCCGCCACCATCCTCATGGGTGTGTTACAGATCGCGGCAGGTTTTGCGAAACTCGGCCGGGTGATGCGCTTTGTGTCGCGCTCGGTGATGACCGGTTTCGTCAATGCATTGGCGATCCTCATCTTCATGGCGCAATTGCCCGAACTGATCGGCGTGCCGGTTGAAACCTATGTCATGATCGCGGCCGGTCTTGCGATCATCTATCTCTTTCCGCTGGTGACGAAGATCATCCCGTCACCGCTGGTCGCCATCGTCGCCCTGACCTGCGTGGCGGTTTTCTCTGGCATGGACATCCGCACGGTCGGCGATCTCGGCGAGTTGCCCTCGACGCTGCCGATCTTTGCCCTGCCGCAGGTGCCGCTGACCTTCGAGACGTTGCAGATCATCTTTCCCTATTCGATTGCACTGGCTGCTGTCGGCCTGCTGGAATCGCTGCTGACGGCACAGATCGTCGACGACATGACGGATACGGGCAGCAACAAGAGCCAGGAATGTATCGGGCAGGGGACCAGCAACATCGCGTCGGCTCTCATCGGCGGCATGGGTGGCTGCGCCATGATCGGCCAGTCCGTCATCAATGTTCGCTCCGGTGGCAGGGGCCGCTTGTCCACCTTCGTGGCGGGCGCTTTCCTGCTGTTCCTCATTCTGGTGCTGGACGATCTCGTGCGCATCATTCCCATGGCAGCGCTGGTGGCTGTCATGATCATGGTCTCCATCGGCACCTTCTCGTGGCGCTCCATCCTCGATCTCACCCGAAACCCGCCATCATCGAGCATTGTCATGCTGGTAACAGTCGGCACGGTGCTCGCAACGCATGACCTTGCAAAGGGCGTGCTGGCCGGCGTCCTTCTCTCCGGTGTGTTTTTTGCGGGCAAGGTTTCAAAGCTTTTCCACGTCCGGCCGGAGCTTTCAGCCGATGGCCGGGAGCGGATCTATCGCGTCGACGGCCAGATTTTCTTCGCGTCGACGGAAAGCTTTATCGCCGCCTTCGATTTTGCAGAAGAGGTGGAGGCGGTGACGATCGACGTTACGCAGGCGCATCTGTGGGATATTTCGGCGGTTGGCGCGCTGGACAAGGTGGTCCTGAAGTTCCGCAAGACCGGCAAAAGGGTCGAGGTCATCGGCGTCAATGAGGCGAGCGCCCATATGATCGACCGTTTCGCCCTGCACGACAAGCCGGACGCGGCGGCAGCGCCGTTGCACTGA
- the parC gene encoding DNA topoisomerase IV subunit A, which yields MGKDLVPPSGGDDNIHPVDLKAALEERYLAYALSTIMHRALPDVRDGLKPVHRRIIHAMSEMGIRPNSAFKKCARIVGDVIGKFHPHGDQSVYDALVRLAQDFSQRYPIVDGQGNFGNIDGDGAAAYRYTEARMTDVAALLLEGIGEDAVDFRATYNEEDEEPVVLPGAFPNLLANGASGIAVGMATSIPPHNAHELCDAALHLIKHPDATVEKLVEFIPGPDLPTGGVIIESRENILDAYKTGRGGFRVRAKWETEDLGRGGYQIVITEIPFQVQKSRLIEKIAELLIARKLPLLEDVRDESAEDVRIVLVPKNRTVDATLLMESLFRLSDLESRLPLNMNVLSLGKVPKVMALNEVLSEWLAHRKDVLVRRSRHRLAAIDRRLEILGGLLIAYLNLDEVIRIIREEDEPKQVMMARWSLTDNQAEAILNMRLRNLRKLEEFEIRKEHDDLSKEKSEIEGLLASDDKQWQTVAWEIGEVKKKYAKATEIGRRRTQFADAPDADIEAIQQAMIEKEPVTIVISQKGWIRALKGHMSDTSALTFKEGDGPKLAFPAQTTDKLLLLTTGGKAYTLGADKLPGGRGHGEPIRIMVDMENDQDILTAFVHDPSRKLLLVSTGGNGFIVAESEMIANTRKGKQIMNVSMPDEAKLAVPVTGDHVAVVGENRKLLAFPLSQVPEMSRGKGVRLQRYKDGGVVDVKCFALADGLSWSDTAGRAFTKVGEELREWLADRATVGRTVPKGFPRSGKFGG from the coding sequence ATGGGAAAAGATCTTGTACCTCCGTCCGGCGGAGACGATAACATTCATCCGGTCGATTTGAAGGCGGCGCTTGAAGAGCGCTACCTCGCTTATGCCTTGTCCACGATCATGCATCGTGCGCTGCCGGATGTGCGCGACGGCCTGAAGCCGGTGCACCGCCGCATCATTCACGCCATGAGTGAAATGGGTATTCGTCCCAACTCGGCCTTCAAGAAATGCGCGCGTATCGTCGGCGATGTGATCGGTAAGTTCCACCCGCATGGCGACCAGTCGGTCTATGATGCGCTGGTGCGTCTCGCGCAGGATTTCTCGCAGCGTTATCCGATTGTCGACGGGCAGGGCAACTTCGGCAACATCGATGGCGACGGCGCCGCCGCCTATCGTTACACCGAAGCGCGCATGACCGATGTGGCGGCACTGCTGCTGGAAGGCATCGGCGAGGACGCGGTGGATTTCCGCGCCACCTATAATGAGGAAGACGAAGAACCGGTGGTCCTGCCGGGCGCTTTCCCGAACCTCCTGGCAAACGGTGCCTCTGGTATTGCCGTGGGCATGGCGACATCGATCCCGCCGCACAATGCCCACGAACTTTGCGACGCCGCGCTGCATCTCATCAAGCACCCCGATGCGACGGTGGAAAAGCTGGTGGAGTTCATTCCTGGCCCCGACCTGCCAACCGGTGGCGTGATCATCGAAAGCCGCGAGAATATTCTCGATGCCTATAAAACGGGCCGCGGCGGTTTCCGCGTGCGCGCCAAATGGGAAACGGAAGATCTCGGCCGTGGCGGCTACCAGATCGTCATCACCGAAATTCCCTTCCAGGTGCAGAAATCGCGGCTGATCGAAAAGATCGCCGAGCTGCTGATCGCCCGCAAGCTGCCTTTGCTCGAAGACGTCAGAGACGAATCCGCCGAAGACGTGCGTATCGTTCTGGTGCCGAAAAACCGCACCGTCGACGCGACGCTGCTGATGGAATCGCTGTTCCGCCTGTCCGATCTCGAAAGCCGCCTGCCGCTCAACATGAATGTGCTGTCGCTTGGCAAGGTGCCGAAGGTCATGGCGCTGAACGAGGTACTGAGCGAGTGGCTGGCGCACCGCAAGGACGTGCTGGTCCGCCGCTCCCGCCACCGTCTGGCAGCTATCGACCGCAGGCTCGAAATTCTGGGCGGCTTACTTATTGCCTACCTCAATCTCGACGAGGTGATCCGCATCATCCGCGAGGAGGACGAGCCGAAACAGGTGATGATGGCCAGGTGGTCGCTCACCGACAATCAGGCCGAAGCCATCCTCAACATGCGGTTGCGCAATCTGCGCAAGCTCGAGGAATTCGAGATCCGCAAGGAACACGACGACCTCAGCAAGGAAAAGTCAGAGATCGAAGGGCTGCTCGCCTCCGATGACAAGCAGTGGCAGACAGTCGCCTGGGAAATCGGCGAGGTCAAAAAGAAATACGCCAAGGCAACCGAAATCGGCCGCCGCCGCACGCAGTTCGCGGATGCGCCGGATGCTGACATCGAGGCCATCCAGCAGGCGATGATCGAAAAGGAACCGGTCACCATCGTCATCTCGCAGAAGGGCTGGATCAGGGCGCTGAAGGGGCACATGTCCGACACGTCGGCCCTGACCTTCAAGGAAGGCGACGGACCGAAGCTCGCCTTCCCGGCGCAGACCACCGACAAGCTGTTGCTGCTGACGACAGGCGGCAAGGCCTATACGCTCGGCGCCGACAAGCTGCCGGGCGGGCGTGGCCATGGCGAGCCGATCCGCATCATGGTCGATATGGAGAACGATCAGGATATCCTGACAGCCTTCGTACACGATCCGTCGCGCAAGCTGCTGCTGGTCTCGACTGGCGGCAACGGCTTCATCGTCGCCGAAAGCGAAATGATCGCGAATACCCGCAAGGGCAAGCAGATCATGAACGTCTCGATGCCCGATGAAGCAAAGCTCGCGGTGCCGGTGACGGGCGACCATGTCGCCGTCGTTGGCGAGAACCGCAAGCTGCTTGCCTTCCCGTTGTCGCAGGTGCCGGAAATGTCACGCGGCAAGGGCGTGCGCCTGCAACGCTACAAGGATGGCGGCGTGGTGGACGTGAAGTGCTTTGCGCTGGCGGATGGCCTCAGCTGGTCCGATACGGCCGGCCGCGCTTTCACCAAGGTCGGCGAAGAGTTGCGTGAATGGCTGGCTGACCGCGCAACGGTGGGCCGCACCGTGCCGAAGGGCTTTCCGCGCAGCGGGAAGTTTGGCGGGTGA
- a CDS encoding arginyltransferase has product MNTQATPSPQFYLTAPATCPYLPNQMERKVFTHLVGPRAPEMNDLLTQGGFRRSQNIAYRPACETCRACVSVRILTEQFQPTKSMRRVLAANSDVVATVHAAEPSTEQFALFRRYLDHRHQSGGMSDMSALDYAIMVEDTHVNTRIIEYRVREPGSGIDSSKRGELLAVALSDVMSDGLSMVYSFFNPELEKRSLGTFMIIDHITRTRALGLPHVYLGYWVDGSEKMGYKTRYHPQEHLTPRGWEIYSPKEE; this is encoded by the coding sequence ATGAACACGCAGGCGACGCCCTCTCCTCAATTCTATCTTACGGCGCCAGCCACCTGCCCCTATCTGCCGAACCAGATGGAGCGGAAGGTCTTTACCCATCTCGTTGGCCCGCGCGCCCCGGAAATGAACGACCTTCTGACCCAGGGCGGTTTCAGGCGCTCACAGAACATCGCCTATCGCCCGGCCTGCGAAACCTGCCGCGCCTGCGTTTCCGTTCGCATCCTGACCGAACAGTTCCAGCCGACGAAATCGATGCGGCGCGTTCTTGCCGCCAACAGCGATGTCGTCGCCACGGTTCATGCTGCCGAACCCTCCACCGAACAATTCGCCCTCTTCCGCCGCTACCTCGACCACCGCCACCAGTCCGGCGGCATGTCCGACATGTCGGCGCTGGACTATGCGATCATGGTGGAAGACACGCATGTGAACACCCGCATCATCGAATATCGCGTGCGCGAACCCGGCTCCGGCATCGATTCCAGCAAGCGTGGCGAGCTTCTGGCCGTGGCGCTGAGCGACGTGATGAGCGACGGCCTGTCGATGGTCTATTCCTTCTTCAATCCTGAGCTCGAAAAACGGTCGCTCGGCACCTTCATGATCATCGATCACATCACCCGCACCCGCGCCCTCGGCCTGCCGCACGTCTATCTCGGCTACTGGGTCGATGGTTCGGAAAAGATGGGTTACAAGACCCGCTACCATCCGCAGGAGCATCTGACGCCGCGCGGGTGGGAGATTTACTCTCCCAAAGAAGAATAA